From Streptomyces sp. SAI-135:
TCAGACGATCCCCTCCGAGAGTTCGGCCTGTTCCCGGTCGGAGTACGCGGCCGTCGTGGGCGTGCCGTACGAACGCCGGGCGACGAACCACCACACCGTGGCGAGGAGCAGGACCACGACCAGCGCCACGGAGGCGTAGTTCATCGTGTCCGCCGTCACCGGCGAGGACTGCGGCAGACAGAACAGCACCGTCACACACGCCACCCACACCACTGCCGTCCATCCAATGGGCTTGCTCCACCTGCCCAGGCTCCACGGACCCGGCTGAAAACGGCTCCCCGCGCGCAGTCGCAGCAGCACGGGGATGGCGTACGCGGGTGTGATGCCGATGACGTTGATCGCGGTCACCGCACCGTACGCGGTCGCCGAGTACAGCGAGGGCAGCGCCAGCACCCCGGCGACCACGACCGACAGCCACACGGCGGCGACCGGCGTCTGGGTGCGGGCGCTGACCTTCCGCCAGAGCGCGGAGCCCGGCAGGGCCTTGTCTCGGCTGAACGCGAACACCATCCGGCTGGCCGCGGCGACCTCGGCGTTGCCGCAGAAGAGCTGGGCCACGATCACCACGACGAGCAGCGCGCTCGCCCCGTCCGTGCCGAGCCCGTCGAGCAGGATCTGGGCCGGGGGCACCCCGGTCGCGCTGGCCCGCGTGGCGTCGTAGTCCTGGATCGCGAAGGTGAGCCCGGCCAGCAGCACGAACCCGGCGATCCATGACACCCAGATCGAACGCACGATGCCCTTCGCCGCCGACACCGAGGCGTTGGAGGTCTCCTCGGAGAGGTGGGCGGAGGCGTCGTAGCCGGAGAAGGTGTACTGGGCGAGGAGCAGGCCGATCGCCGCCACGTAGAGCGGGTTGTGCCAGCCGGTGTCGTTGACGAACTCCGTGAACACGAAGGACGGCGACTGGTGGCTGTCCGGGACGATCCACAGGGCGCCGACGATGACCGCGACCCCGATCAGGTGCCACCACACGCTGACCGAGTTGAGCACGGACACCAGCCGCACCCCGAACAGGTTCAGCGCGGCGTGCAGCGACAGGATCGCCACGAAGATCAGCATGGTCTTCTCCGGTGTCGGCTCGAAGCCCCACTGGAGGTTGGCGAACGCGCCCGCGAACAGGGCGGCGCCGTAGTCGATGCCGGCGATCGCGCCGAGCAGACCGAGCAGGTTCAGCCAGCCCGTGTACCAGCCCCAGCGGCGCCCGCCGAGCCGGTCCGCCATGTAGTACAGGGCGCCGGACGTCGGATAGGCGCTGGTGACCTCCGCCAGCGCGAGTCCCACGCACAGCACGAACAGGCCGACGCCCACCCAGCCCCACAGCATCACCGCCGGCCCGCCCGCGCCCATGCCGAAGCCGTACAGGGTCATGCAGCCGGACAGGATCGAGATCACCGAGAAGCTGATCGCGAAGTTGCCGAAACCGCCCATGCGCCGGGCGAGCACGGGCCGGTAGCCGAGTTCGCGCAGCCGCTGTTCCTCGTCGGGCTGCGGGACCTGCGGGGACAGAGTCGGTTCGGATGACACGGGCAGACCTCCGGTGAAGTGGCGGGAGACTTACGGCTGTCAGGGACCCTGCACCGCGGACCGGCTGCGCGCCCGCGCCTGAAGGAAGACCTGCACGCCCCGCGCCTGGTCGCCGTCGGCACGGTAGGACCAGGGCAGCGGCGTGAAGTACGGGCCGATCGCGTCGAACACCTCGCTCGCCGCCCCGAACCGCAGCGCACCCCACAGGGCGTGGGCGAGGTGGTTGAGGTCCAGCGGGCCGCGCTCCTCGGCCGGGGCGAGCCCGAACCACCGCTCGTGGGCCCGGTCCGCCTCCCGGATGGCGTCCTCCGCCACCCAGTGCAGGTCCAGGGCGGCACTGCTGCCGCCGCCGCGCCGGTACCGCTCCACCCGTACGTACAGCGGCAGGACGTGCAGCGCCGAGCCCGGCGGGGCGGACTCCGCCGCCCAGTGGGCGTAGCCGACCGCCTCCGCCAGCCGCCCCGAGGACGCCCGCGCGTACAGGAACTGGAGCATCCGGTGGTGGGCCTCGCGGTTGTACGGGTCCCGCTTGTCGGCCTCGGCCAGCAGCCCCCACGGCCCCGGCGGCAGCATCGGCCCGGGCGGCTTCGCCCGGTGCTCCTCCCACAGCAGCCGGTGGTCGAGCTGGGCCAGGGCCAGCAGGCACACCCAGGGCACCGGGTCGTGCGCGGCCACCCGGGCGGCGGTCCGGCTGACGTCCCAGGCCTCGATCCACAGTTCGTGCGTACGGCGGTGCCGCTCGCGCCGGGCCCGCAGCGCCCTCTCCACGGCGACCCTGGCCCGCATCACCGTGGCCGGCACGCTGCCGGGCTCCTCGGCGAGCCAGGCGCGCACCACGTCGGTGCCCGCGGCCGCCGCGGCCAGCACCTGGGTGCGCTGGGTCCACTGCCACCAGGCGGTGGTCCGCTCCAGCAGGGTGCGCATCGACATCCAGCGCCCGGTACGGACCTCCTGAAGGGCCGCGCGCAGTTCGGGGTCGTGGCCGGCGGGATCGTAGACGGGGCGTGCTCCCTCTCTGGCCATCACCGGCCCGCCCCGGACGCGGGACCGGGCAGGACGGCGGGGTGGAGTAACAACAGCCCTCCTCGGGGCGGCGGTTGAGGAGATCGCGCGTCGGTCGGCGGTCACTATAGGGGCGGACATCGGAACAGCACACCACCTTCCCGATCATTGAGAACTACTTGTGAAACAGGGCAAGTTGACTGGTGATCGACCAGTCAACGCGGCCGGGCGACCGCAGGTGGGAGCGCCTTGACGCGGTACGGACGGCAGCGGCAGGCTGTCGGATCGTGATCACTTCGGGAGGGGCGCGATGACCGGTCCGGTGCTCGCCGTCGACCAGGGCACCTCCGGCACCAAGGCCCTGGTGATCTGCCCCGAACGCGGTGTCCTCGGCACCGGGTTCGCCGAGGTGCGGCCCCGTCACCTCCCCGGCGGGCTGGTCGAGGTCGACCCGGCGCAGCTGTACGACTCGGTGATCGAGGCGGGTTCGCGGGCCCTGTCGGAGGCGGGTGAACCTGTGACCGCGCTGGGCCTCGCCAACCAGGGCGAGACCGTGCTCGCCTGGGACCCAGCGACGGGCCGGCCGCTCACCGACGCCCTCGTGTGGCAGGACCGGCGGGCCCAGTCCGTGTGCGCCGAACTCTCCGGACACGGCGACGAGTTGCGGGAGCTGACCGGACTCCCACTGGACCCCTACTTCGCCGCGCCGAAGATGGCGTGGATACGACGGCACCGCACCCGGGAGGGCGTGGTCACCACCAGCGACGCCTGGCTGGTCCACCGGCTCACCGGGGCCCTCGTCACGGACGCGGCCACCGCCGGACGCACCCAGCTCCTCGACCTCGACCGCGCCGAGTGGTCCTCCCGGGCCCTCGCCCTGTACGGACTCGCGGACGAACGGCTCCCGGAGGTCGTCGACAACGCCCGACAGGTGGGGGTGACACGGGCGTTCGGTCCAAGGACACCGCTCACCGGTCTGGCCGTGGACCAGCAGGCCGCCCTGCTCGCCCAGCGCGTCACGGCACCCGGCGGCGCCAAGTGCACCTACGGGACGGGGGCGTTCCTCCTCGCGCACACCGGGTCCGAGCCCCGGCGCGGCGGTTCGGGACTGGTGAGCTGTGTGGCCTGGCGGCTCGACGGGCGTACGCGCTACTGCCTCGACGGTCAGGTGTACACGGCCGCGGCCGCGGTCCGCTGGCTCACCGACCTCGGGGTCATCGGGGGCGCGGCCGATCTCGACGCGGTGGGCGGTTCGGTGCCCGACAGCGGCGGGGTCACCTTCGTCCCCGCGCTCGCCGGACTCGCCGCGCCCTGGTGGCGGGGCGATCTGCGGGGCTCTCTGACCGGCCTCGGCCTGGACACCGGTCCCGGGCACCTGGTGCGCGCCCTGTGCGAGGGCCTGGCGGCCCAGGTCGTGGAGCTCGCCGAGGCCGCCGCGCGGGATCTCGGCTCGCCGCTGGAGGCCCTGCGCGTCGACGGCGGCCTCACCCGCTCCGCCCTCCTCATGCAGACCCAGGCCGACCTGCTCCAGCGCCCGGTCGAGGTGTCTGCCCTGCCGGACGCGACGGCGCTCGGCGTGGGCGCCCTGGCCCGCCTCGGCGCGGAACCCGGCCTGGAGCCGGCCGACGCCCTGCCCGACTGGAAGCCGGCGGCGGTGTACGAACCGCGGGTGTCGGCGGAGGAGGCGGGGGAGCGGTTGGGCCGGTTCCGGCGAGCGGTGGCGGCACTGCTCGACGGAGGGGCCGCATGACAGCGGCCGGGCGAGGCCCCCGAGGAGCGCGGGGAACTGCGCGGCCGGCCACGACGCAGCAGCGGTCGAAGGACGTCACCGTCACCCGGCAAGGTCCGCTCCCCGCATCGCCGTACGACGTGACGGTCGTCGGCGCCGGCGTGGTCGGCAGTGCGATCGCACGCGGTCTCGCCCGCCACCCCCGCCTGCGCGTCGCCCTGGTGGAAGCACAGGACGACGTGGGCCAGGGCAGCTCGAAGGCCAACACCGCCATCCTGCACACCGGCTTCGACGCCACCCCCGGCTTCCTGGAGGCACGCCTGGTCCGCGAGGGCGCACGGCTGCTCGCCGAGTACGCGGCAGCGACCGGCATCCCCGTGGAACCCGTCGGGGCACTCCTCGTCGCCTGGGACGAGGAGCAACTCGCCGCCCTGCCCCGCCTGGTGGACAAGGCCGGACGCAACCACCACCCGGACACCCGTCCGATCGGCCCGGAAGAGCTCTACGCCCGCGAACCCCACCTGGGCCCCGGCGCACTCGGGGCGCTGCACGTGCCCGGCGAGAGCATCATCTGCCCGTGGACGACGACCCTGGCGTACGCCACCCAGGCCGTCCGCAACGGCGTCGACCTCCACCTCAACACCCCGGTCAGGGCGGTCGGCCGGGACGACGGCACCCACGTCCTCGACACGGGACGGGGCATCCTGCGCACCCGCTGGCTCGTCAACGCCGCCGGTCTGCACGCCGACACCCTCGACCGGGCCCTGGGCCACGACGACTTCACCGTCACCCCGCGCCGCGGCCAGCTCCTCGTCTTCGACAAGTTCGCCCGCGACCTCGTACGGCACATCCTGCTGCCCGTCCCCACCGCCCTCGGCAAGGGCGTCCTGATCACCCCCACCGTGTACGGCAACGTCCTGCTCGGCCCCACCGCCGAGGACCTGCACGACAAGCGGGCCACCGGCTCCACCGCCGAGGGCCTGGAAGGACTCCGCGACAAGGGCCGCCGCATCCTTCCCGCACTGCTCGACGAGGAGGTCACCGCCGTCTACGCGGGCCTGCGCGCCGCCACCGAGCACGAGGACTACCGGATCACCGCACACCCGCAGCAGGCGTACGTCACCGTCGGCGGCATCCGCTCGACCGGGCTGACCGCCTCGCTCGCCGTCGCCGCGCACGTGAGGGACCTGCTCGCCGACGCCGGGCTGGACCTCGGACCCGCCGGGGAACTGGAACCGGTCCGCATGCCCAACCTCGGCGAGGCCTTCCCGCGCGCCTACCAGCGGCCCGAACTCATCGCCGCCGACCCGGAGTACGGCACCCTCGTCTGCCACTGCGAGCGGGTGAGCCGCGGCGAGATCCGCGACGCCCTCACCGGCACGATCCCCCCGGCCGGCCTCGACGGACTGCGCCGCCGGACCCGGGCGCGGGCAGGGCGGTGCCAGGGGTTCCACTGCGGGGCCGCGCTACGGGAGCTGTTCGAGGAGGCGGGCGGATGAGCCGGGTGCGCCAGGTCGACGTCCTGATCGTCGGCGCCGGTCCCGCGGGGCTCGCGGCCGCCGCCCGTCTGGCGGCCGCCCGAGTGCCCCGGGTCGAGGTCCTGGACCGGGAGCAGCAGGCCGGGGGAGTGCCGCGGCACTGTGCCCACGGCGGTTTCGGCACCTGGCCGCACCTCCTGACGGGCCCCGCACACGCCCGCCTCCTCGTCACCGCCGCCGAGAGCGCCGGAGCCGTCGTGCGACCGGGGGTCACCGCCCTCGACTGGGCCGGTCCGCTGTCGCTGCACACCGTCGGTCCGCGCGGTCCCGAGACCGTCGAGGCACGGGCGGTCGTCCTGGCCACCGGCGCCCGGGAACGCCCGCGCTCCGCACGGCTGGTGCCCGGCACCCGTCCCGCCGGCGTCCTCACCACCGGCGAACTCCAGCAGGCCGTGCACCTGTACGGGCAACGCATCGGGGAACGCGCGGTCGTGGTGGGCGCCGAGGACGTCTCCTACGCGGCCGCGGCCACCGTGAGGGCGGCCGGAGCGGAGGTCGTGGCCATGCTCACCGGCCTGCCCCGTGCGCGGACCCGGCCCGCCCGCGCCGCCGACGCCCGCCTCCGGCAGGGCATCCCGCTCCTCACCGGCACGACGGTCGCCGAACTCCTCGGGCACGGACGGCTGTCGGGGGTCCGCGTACGGCACGGGGACGGCAGAGAGGCCGTGCTCTCCTGTGACACCGTCGTCTTCACCGGAGACTTCGTGCCCGACCACGAACTCGCCCGGCGCGGCGGCCTCACCCTGGACACCGGCACCCGGGGCCCGGCCGTCGACGGGTCGCTGCACACCTCGCGGCCCGGTGTGTTCGCGGCCGGCGGCGTGCTGCACCCCGGGGAGAGCGCGGCGACCGCGGCCCACGAGGGAGCGCACGTGGCCGGAGCCGTCCTGGAGGCACTCGCCGGAGCCGCGGCCCCGGACGGCGTCCCCCTGTCGGTGACGCCGCCGCTGCGCTGGATCGTCCCGAACCGGGTCACCCCGGCCGACCGCGGGCTGCCGTACCTCCTGCGCACGACGGCCCACCTGACCCGCCCGCTCCTCCAGGTCACCCAGGACGGGCGCACCCTGCACCGCCGGCGCCTGGCCAGGGCGGTTCCGTACCGGACCCTCGGCCTGACCGCACGGTGGACCCGCCTGGTCGACCCCGGGGGCGGCCCGGTACGGGTGACACTCGGCGACCGGTGAACGACCCGGGCCCGGATCAGATGACCTTCAGCCGCACCAGCGCGCCCAGTGTCAGCGCGCCCGGCACCAGCGGCACCCACACCGTGATGATCCGGTAGGCGAGCACCACCGCCGTGGCCACTGCGGCCGGGCCGCCCGCCGCCACCAGGGCCACCACCAGGGCCGCCTCCACCGAACCGACCCCGCCCGGGGTGGGCACCAGGGCCACCGCGCAGGTCGCCGCGAGGTAGGCGAGAGCCATGTGCACGGGCGGCACCGACAGCCCCAGCGACTGCCCCACCGCGGCGAGACCGGCCGCCTGGAGCGCGGGGAAGGCCAGCGAACCGCCCCACAGGGCGAGCACCCGGGACGGGCGGGCGTGCACCGAGCGGGCCTCGCACAGCGCGGTCCGCAGGAACGAGCCCACCGCGCTTCGCACCCGGCGGACAGCGGCGAGCACGCCCACGGCCACCACCAGCACCGCGCCGAGCCCCAGCAGCAGCGGACCGACGGCCGTGTCCGGCAGCAGGGCGCCCAGCCGCAGCGCGTCCGGGAAGGCGACGAGCAGCGCGGTCAGCAGGGCGAGCCGGCCGATCGACTCGGCCAGCAGATACAGGGCGAGCGCGGCCGAGGAGCGGGCGAGCGGAACCCCGCACACGGTCATGAAGCGCAGATTGACCGCGCCCGCGCCGAGGCCCGTCGGCAGCAGATGGTTGGCCGCGCCCGCCGCGAACTGCGTGGCCAGCAGGCGTCGCCGGGGCAGCCGCTCCACCACAGCCCCCTGCCGGGTGAAGGAGGCGGCCACCCACGTCAGACAGGTCGTGCCCACCGCGGCCGCGAGCCACGGCCACTGGGCGTGCCGCAGATGACCGAAGCCCTCGGCGAGCACGGAGCGGTGCCGCACCGCAACGACGGTGACCAGCAAGAGCGGGACCAGACACAGGATCTGGCGGATACGGCGGACGGGGAGGCGCTGGAGAGGGCGTCCCTGGGGGAGTTCTACCGCTGTCACACCGGGAGAGGTTCTCCCCGCCCCGCCAACGGCGGGTTGCGGAAGCGGGACCAGGGTCTTGCGTACGGTCATCGAGTCCTTCGGTCGGGCGGTCGAGGTTCGGGCGTTGACCTCGACAACGCTTGAGGTTCTAAGTTCTCTCCCATGAGCATGGAGACCACAGCCTGGACACAGCTGCACAGTGTCATGAACGCCGAGCAGGAGCGCCGCCCGTTCGCCCGTGCGACGCTGCGCCGCATCGGCGCGTTCGCCCGTCCGCACCGTACCCGTATCGCCCGCTTCGTCGTGCTCGGCGTGGCGACCGCGCTGCTCGCCGTGGCCACGCCGGTGCTGGCCGGCAACGTCGTGGACGCGATCGTGTCGGGTGACGACGAGGGCAAGGTCGTCCGTCTGGCCCTGCTCATCGCCCTGATCGCGGTGGCCGAGGCCGCGCTCGGCATCCTCGCCCGGCGCCTGTCGGCCTCCCTCGGCGAGGGACTCATCCTCGATCTGCGCACGGCTGTGTTCGATCATGTGCAGCGCATGCCGGTCGCGTTCTTCACACGCACTCGTACGGGAGCGCTCGTCTCCCGTCTCAACAACGACGTCATCGGCGCCCAGCGCGCCTTCAGCAACACCCTGTCCGGCGTGGTCAGCAACCTGGTCACCCTGCTGCTGACCCTGGTGGTGATGCTCACCCTGTCCTGGCAGATCACCCTGCTGGCGCTCGCGCTGCTCCCGGTGTTCGTGATCCCCGCCCGGCGCATGGGCAGCAGGATGGCCCGGATGCAGCGGGAGGCGGCCACCCTGAACGCGGCCATGGGCACCCGGATGACCGAGCGCTTCTCCGCGCCCGGCGCCACCCTGGTCAAGCTCTTCGGCCGCCCCGAGCAGGAGTCCGTGGAGTTCGCGGCCCGCGCCCGTCAGGTGGCCGACATCGGAGTGCGCACGGCCACCGCACAGTCGGTGTTCATCACCGCCCTGACCCTGGTCTCCGCCCTGGCCCTCGCCCTCGTCTACGGCCTCGGCGGCTGGTTCGCCCTGCGCGGCAGCCTGGAACCGGGCGCCGTGGTCTCCCTCGCCCTGCTCCTGACCCGCATGTACGCCCCGCTCACCGCCCTGGCCGGCGCCCGCGTCGAGGTGATGAGCGCGCTGGTCAGCTTCGAGCGGGTCTTCGAGGTACTGGACCTGAAGCCGCTGATCGAGGACAAACCGGACGCCCGTGCGGTCCCCGAGGGCCCGGTCGCCGTCGAGTTCGAGAACGTCCGCTTCGGCTACCCCTCCGCCGACAAGGTCTCCCTGGCCTCACTGGAGGAGGTCGCCTCCCTCGACACCCGCGGCGGCGCCGAGGTCCTGCACGGCATCTCCTTCCGTGCCGAACCCGGCCGGACGGTCGCGCTCGTCGGCTCCTCCGGCGCCGGCAAGTCGACCGTCGCGCAACTGCTGCCGCGGCTCTACGACGTCGACGAGGGCGCCGTACGCGTCGGGGGTGTCGACGTCCGCGACCTGAGCGCGGACTCCCTGCGGGCCACCCTCGGCATGGTCACCCAGGACGGCCACCTCTTCCACGACACCGTCCGCGCGAACCTGCTGCTGGCCCGCCCGGAGGCGACCGAGACCGAACTGTGGGACGCCCTGCGCCGCTCCCGGCTCGACGCCCTCGTACGGTCCCTGCCCGACGGCCTGGACACCGTGGTCGGCGAACGCGGCTACCGGCTCTCCGGCGGCGAACGCCAGCGCATGACCATCGCCCGGCTGCTGCTGGCCCGCCAGCGGGTCGTCATCCTCGACGAGGCCACCGCCCACCTGGACAACACCTCGGAGGCGGCCGTCCAGGAGGCGCTCACCGAGGCGCTGGAGGGCAGGACGGCGATCGTGATCGCCCACCGCCTGTCCACCATCCGCACGGCCGACCTGATCCTGGTGGTGGAGGACGGCCGGATCGTGGAGCGGGGCACGCACGAGGAACTGCTCGCCCGCGACGGCCGGTACGCCGAGCTGTACCGCACCCAGTTCGCCCCGGACGACGGCGAGGTGACACCGACCGCCGTCGCCTAGCCGGTCACCGGGTGTCCGTCTCCCCACCGGTGACCGCGATGACCTCGCCGGTGACGAAGCTCGAATCCGCGTCGGAGGCCAGGAACACATAGGCCGGGGCGATCTCCTCCGGCTGCGCCGGACGGCCGATCGGTGTCTCGCTGCCCACCTGGGCCAGGTCGCCGGGAGGCATGTGCCGGTCGGCGACGTTCAGGACCGTCCAGGTGGGGCCGGGC
This genomic window contains:
- a CDS encoding amino acid permease; translation: MSSEPTLSPQVPQPDEEQRLRELGYRPVLARRMGGFGNFAISFSVISILSGCMTLYGFGMGAGGPAVMLWGWVGVGLFVLCVGLALAEVTSAYPTSGALYYMADRLGGRRWGWYTGWLNLLGLLGAIAGIDYGAALFAGAFANLQWGFEPTPEKTMLIFVAILSLHAALNLFGVRLVSVLNSVSVWWHLIGVAVIVGALWIVPDSHQSPSFVFTEFVNDTGWHNPLYVAAIGLLLAQYTFSGYDASAHLSEETSNASVSAAKGIVRSIWVSWIAGFVLLAGLTFAIQDYDATRASATGVPPAQILLDGLGTDGASALLVVVIVAQLFCGNAEVAAASRMVFAFSRDKALPGSALWRKVSARTQTPVAAVWLSVVVAGVLALPSLYSATAYGAVTAINVIGITPAYAIPVLLRLRAGSRFQPGPWSLGRWSKPIGWTAVVWVACVTVLFCLPQSSPVTADTMNYASVALVVVLLLATVWWFVARRSYGTPTTAAYSDREQAELSEGIV
- a CDS encoding FGGY family carbohydrate kinase, with product MTGPVLAVDQGTSGTKALVICPERGVLGTGFAEVRPRHLPGGLVEVDPAQLYDSVIEAGSRALSEAGEPVTALGLANQGETVLAWDPATGRPLTDALVWQDRRAQSVCAELSGHGDELRELTGLPLDPYFAAPKMAWIRRHRTREGVVTTSDAWLVHRLTGALVTDAATAGRTQLLDLDRAEWSSRALALYGLADERLPEVVDNARQVGVTRAFGPRTPLTGLAVDQQAALLAQRVTAPGGAKCTYGTGAFLLAHTGSEPRRGGSGLVSCVAWRLDGRTRYCLDGQVYTAAAAVRWLTDLGVIGGAADLDAVGGSVPDSGGVTFVPALAGLAAPWWRGDLRGSLTGLGLDTGPGHLVRALCEGLAAQVVELAEAAARDLGSPLEALRVDGGLTRSALLMQTQADLLQRPVEVSALPDATALGVGALARLGAEPGLEPADALPDWKPAAVYEPRVSAEEAGERLGRFRRAVAALLDGGAA
- a CDS encoding FAD-dependent oxidoreductase, which codes for MTAAGRGPRGARGTARPATTQQRSKDVTVTRQGPLPASPYDVTVVGAGVVGSAIARGLARHPRLRVALVEAQDDVGQGSSKANTAILHTGFDATPGFLEARLVREGARLLAEYAAATGIPVEPVGALLVAWDEEQLAALPRLVDKAGRNHHPDTRPIGPEELYAREPHLGPGALGALHVPGESIICPWTTTLAYATQAVRNGVDLHLNTPVRAVGRDDGTHVLDTGRGILRTRWLVNAAGLHADTLDRALGHDDFTVTPRRGQLLVFDKFARDLVRHILLPVPTALGKGVLITPTVYGNVLLGPTAEDLHDKRATGSTAEGLEGLRDKGRRILPALLDEEVTAVYAGLRAATEHEDYRITAHPQQAYVTVGGIRSTGLTASLAVAAHVRDLLADAGLDLGPAGELEPVRMPNLGEAFPRAYQRPELIAADPEYGTLVCHCERVSRGEIRDALTGTIPPAGLDGLRRRTRARAGRCQGFHCGAALRELFEEAGG
- a CDS encoding FAD-dependent oxidoreductase — encoded protein: MSRVRQVDVLIVGAGPAGLAAAARLAAARVPRVEVLDREQQAGGVPRHCAHGGFGTWPHLLTGPAHARLLVTAAESAGAVVRPGVTALDWAGPLSLHTVGPRGPETVEARAVVLATGARERPRSARLVPGTRPAGVLTTGELQQAVHLYGQRIGERAVVVGAEDVSYAAAATVRAAGAEVVAMLTGLPRARTRPARAADARLRQGIPLLTGTTVAELLGHGRLSGVRVRHGDGREAVLSCDTVVFTGDFVPDHELARRGGLTLDTGTRGPAVDGSLHTSRPGVFAAGGVLHPGESAATAAHEGAHVAGAVLEALAGAAAPDGVPLSVTPPLRWIVPNRVTPADRGLPYLLRTTAHLTRPLLQVTQDGRTLHRRRLARAVPYRTLGLTARWTRLVDPGGGPVRVTLGDR
- a CDS encoding lysylphosphatidylglycerol synthase transmembrane domain-containing protein → MTAVELPQGRPLQRLPVRRIRQILCLVPLLLVTVVAVRHRSVLAEGFGHLRHAQWPWLAAAVGTTCLTWVAASFTRQGAVVERLPRRRLLATQFAAGAANHLLPTGLGAGAVNLRFMTVCGVPLARSSAALALYLLAESIGRLALLTALLVAFPDALRLGALLPDTAVGPLLLGLGAVLVVAVGVLAAVRRVRSAVGSFLRTALCEARSVHARPSRVLALWGGSLAFPALQAAGLAAVGQSLGLSVPPVHMALAYLAATCAVALVPTPGGVGSVEAALVVALVAAGGPAAVATAVVLAYRIITVWVPLVPGALTLGALVRLKVI
- a CDS encoding ABC transporter ATP-binding protein, producing METTAWTQLHSVMNAEQERRPFARATLRRIGAFARPHRTRIARFVVLGVATALLAVATPVLAGNVVDAIVSGDDEGKVVRLALLIALIAVAEAALGILARRLSASLGEGLILDLRTAVFDHVQRMPVAFFTRTRTGALVSRLNNDVIGAQRAFSNTLSGVVSNLVTLLLTLVVMLTLSWQITLLALALLPVFVIPARRMGSRMARMQREAATLNAAMGTRMTERFSAPGATLVKLFGRPEQESVEFAARARQVADIGVRTATAQSVFITALTLVSALALALVYGLGGWFALRGSLEPGAVVSLALLLTRMYAPLTALAGARVEVMSALVSFERVFEVLDLKPLIEDKPDARAVPEGPVAVEFENVRFGYPSADKVSLASLEEVASLDTRGGAEVLHGISFRAEPGRTVALVGSSGAGKSTVAQLLPRLYDVDEGAVRVGGVDVRDLSADSLRATLGMVTQDGHLFHDTVRANLLLARPEATETELWDALRRSRLDALVRSLPDGLDTVVGERGYRLSGGERQRMTIARLLLARQRVVILDEATAHLDNTSEAAVQEALTEALEGRTAIVIAHRLSTIRTADLILVVEDGRIVERGTHEELLARDGRYAELYRTQFAPDDGEVTPTAVA